Proteins found in one Paenibacillus sp. FSL R10-2782 genomic segment:
- a CDS encoding MFS transporter translates to MKSNLNGQSILLLSLNGLFVFAAALSGTFLNVYLWKSRQDYAMIGWFNVSQQIALGIMVWVAGKWVKEHNKMNALRVGTALSGLFYLVVLYTGSQAVNYIWPLGMLLGAALGLFWLAFNVIFFEVTDRVSRDHFNGWVGLLGSFSGIVGPWLSGWIIARMEDDAGYRVIFSISLALYVVGVVLSFFLRKRNTTGSYNWLEPKQRLSQKGSMWRPLSLSLVTQGIREGVFAFLITLLVYVVTQQEWKLAQFSLITSAVSFFSFWAVGKWLKPQYRSIGMLLGAVLLVIVLFPLLWRMQYSTLLIMGIGTALFLPLYLIPMISASFDLMGVSEEDVNQRVELVVLRELCLMVGRLTGMLIFLGVLSMSKAPIAMIWLLIGLALMPVAGWAFMRNVLKKEQTTKQSKSHSKARRWHRQTE, encoded by the coding sequence TTGAAATCAAACCTGAACGGACAATCCATTCTGCTGCTAAGCCTGAATGGATTGTTTGTTTTTGCGGCAGCTTTGTCAGGTACTTTTCTTAACGTATATCTGTGGAAAAGCAGGCAGGATTACGCGATGATTGGCTGGTTTAATGTCAGCCAGCAAATTGCGCTGGGAATCATGGTTTGGGTGGCTGGAAAATGGGTCAAGGAGCATAACAAAATGAATGCTCTGCGCGTAGGGACCGCATTGTCCGGGTTATTTTATCTGGTGGTTTTATATACGGGATCGCAGGCTGTAAACTACATATGGCCGTTAGGGATGCTATTGGGTGCAGCGCTGGGTTTGTTCTGGCTGGCTTTTAATGTGATTTTTTTCGAAGTCACAGATCGGGTAAGCCGGGATCATTTTAATGGCTGGGTCGGTCTGCTGGGCTCATTTTCAGGTATTGTCGGTCCCTGGCTGTCCGGCTGGATTATCGCCCGTATGGAGGATGATGCGGGATACCGCGTGATATTTAGTATCTCTCTGGCACTTTATGTGGTAGGGGTGGTGCTGAGTTTCTTTCTTCGCAAGCGTAATACGACAGGAAGTTACAATTGGCTGGAGCCCAAGCAACGTTTGTCGCAAAAAGGAAGTATGTGGCGACCATTGTCTTTGTCGCTTGTTACCCAGGGCATTCGTGAAGGAGTTTTTGCCTTCCTGATTACGCTGCTTGTGTACGTGGTAACACAGCAGGAGTGGAAGCTGGCGCAGTTTTCGCTTATTACATCCGCAGTTTCATTTTTCAGCTTTTGGGCTGTTGGCAAATGGCTCAAGCCACAGTATCGTTCGATTGGCATGCTGTTGGGTGCCGTACTGCTGGTGATTGTGCTTTTTCCGTTACTGTGGCGGATGCAATATAGCACGTTGCTGATAATGGGCATCGGAACCGCCTTGTTTTTGCCGTTATATTTAATCCCGATGATTTCTGCGAGCTTTGACCTGATGGGCGTGAGTGAAGAGGATGTTAATCAGAGGGTGGAGCTGGTCGTACTGCGCGAGCTGTGTCTAATGGTAGGTCGATTGACCGGAATGCTTATCTTTCTGGGTGTGTTGAGTATGAGCAAGGCACCTATAGCGATGATCTGGTTATTAATTGGGCTTGCGTTAATGCCCGTGGCGGGATGGGCATTTATGCGCAATGTATTAAAGAAGGAACAAACAACGAAGCAGAGCAAGTCTCATTCCAAGGCACGACGCTGGCACAGGCAAACCGAATAG